A segment of the Pedosphaera parvula Ellin514 genome:
ACCGGGCCCCACCAGGGCAATGGCAGCAGGAAGAGAATATCCCAATCCGTCAGCGCATGCGGCCAGCCGGTAATCACCTTTAGAAAAACATAATAAAAAATATCCCACACGCCGAAAGCTATGGCCGCATACCCCCATCGACTCCGCCACGTACGACCTGCCAGCATCCCCATCGTGAAGAGCATGATTAATGTCGCTGCTTCCCGAACCACCTCCACCAAGGCAAGCCCGGCAACCGCCGGCAAAGGATCATTCTGAAAGGGTTCGATGCGATCAGACAAGGTGCGGAGATAGAAAACCACCGCCGATTCCATCCAAGCCATGGCGATTCCAAACACAACCACCGTTAACCACCGTGTTCCTTGTTTCATGACTGTTCTCCTCGATTGATTGAGCCTCTCCCTGCTCTAGTTATGGATACTCCTACCGGGCCATTTCTGCCAGCACCTTCCGGGTTTTGCCATAAAACCAACCTCCGCTTCCACACATTGCGAGCTATTTCCAAAACCGGTGTCGCCATTAAAACCAGTGCGGCCAGGAACAAAGGCCAGTTAAAACTGTTTGGAAGGACATTCCGCGCGGCTTCGCCTCCTTGAGGTGCCACGCGAATAGTATCGGCCATGAAAACGTAAAGCGCCACTGCTGCACCGCCAAAGCTGATAATCCAGGTCAGCCCTCCAGGCCAAAGGCGAACCCCTGCCCGGCTGAATTGCGTGACCAGCGTTCCCCCGAGGATCATCAGCGTTGCGATGCAGCAGGGTGCCAGCACGGGTCCCCACCATGGTAAAGGAATTAAAAACAACAAATCCCAATTGAATATCGAGTGTGGCCACCCACTTATTACCTTGAGAAAAATGTAATAGAAAATATCCCACACACCGAAGGCGATAAACATGTAAGCCACGCGCGAACGCCAGTTCTTAGCCGCCAGCCAACCCACGGTTAAGAGCATCACCATCGTTGCCGCTTCGCGAACCAGTTCTGCGTGACCTATGCCTTTGGCCAGATGCACAGGATAAGGATGATACGGGTCCATTTGAGCCATCATCGTTCTCAAATAGAACGCAACCGCCGATTCCACCCATGCCATTGCCATGGCATATAACACCACCGTCACCCAACGTTTTCTCTCCCTCATAATTCTCCTCGTTCGACTTAACCCGTATTAATCACAGAATTCGTTTCTGCCGCTTGCGTTTGACGCATCACTGCTTTACGTGGACTTCAATCCAGTTATCGCCCCTTTGCCAACATGAGGATTACCTCGCCTGGCAAAAGAGAATTCCTTCTTCGCCCCTTTGATGAGTTGATAAAGTGATACGATAAAGTGCCTCAGTTGCTGCCGCACTTCGCGAAAATACTCCACTCGCGACCCACCAATCGCTGTAAGGCAAGGACCATGATTCACCCAAAGCATCGTCGCTGCCGCAAGCCCAAGCACGCAAAATTGCGTCCTCCAAAGCGCGTTACTGCCCCCCTTCACATGTTGTCGAGAATCTGCCAACCGATCGCGATGAAACGCAACATGCCCTGCTTCATCTCTCAAAATGAGTGTGCACATTTGCGCCACCGGAATATCAGGAGAATGAGCGCGCAACACCCGGTAATAAGCAGTGCTCACAAGCTCGGTGAGCAATAGGACCTGCAGCTCGAATCGCACTCCGAGAGCACGCCGGCACCAGCAGAAAGCAGTGAAGCTCCAATGCGAATTGATGGCCCGCCCTCCCAAACGCTCCACGGCGCAGCCAAGCAATCGCGCATGCTCTGCCTCCTCGGCAAACCACAAATCTACGATCTTTCGCATCTGCTCTGTACTGCTGCGAAACCGTTCCGCGTCAAAAGCGATCAATGACGCAGGTCCTCCGCCATCACCCAAACGAAACTGTTCGATTGATTTTAAGAA
Coding sequences within it:
- a CDS encoding ferritin-like domain-containing protein, whose product is MNHAKWIAYFERNRLDRLEPDWSAPVSISERTFGLFLKSIEQFRLGDGGGPASLIAFDAERFRSSTEQMRKIVDLWFAEEAEHARLLGCAVERLGGRAINSHWSFTAFCWCRRALGVRFELQVLLLTELVSTAYYRVLRAHSPDIPVAQMCTLILRDEAGHVAFHRDRLADSRQHVKGGSNALWRTQFCVLGLAAATMLWVNHGPCLTAIGGSRVEYFREVRQQLRHFIVSLYQLIKGAKKEFSFARRGNPHVGKGAITGLKST